The following DNA comes from Eubalaena glacialis isolate mEubGla1 chromosome 1, mEubGla1.1.hap2.+ XY, whole genome shotgun sequence.
TAATCTAATCTTCACACTACAGCAAGCTGAAGTGTCTGAGTATTATCATAGGTTGTGAGCTGTTCTCACAGGGCAGTCCCCTCACTGCAGACTGAGAGACTCCAAATCCGGATCTCTGCTTGCACAAAGTGAAGAGGAGCTCTTCATGAAGAAGTTTTAATTTGGAAATTCCAGGGTAATTTTTCCCCATTCAGCAATCTTTAGTCTTTGTCGACTGCTTTGGGATTATTTCAGACCAAGTTAGGGAGGCCTGGatcttttttttactttgctgAGCTGATGAAAATAATTAACCTGATGACCACATCACTCAACTCTGATATATAGCAACACCTGGCCAATTTCActtcatccacccacccattccACTCATCTCCTCAACAACCGCCCGCCCCCATTATTCTGAAATGAATCCCAGACATACCATTTCACTCAAAAATACTtccatatagggcttccctggtggcgcagtggttgagaatctgcctgccaatgcaggggacacgggttcgagccctggtctgggaggatcctgcatgctgcggagcaactgggcccgtgagccacaattgctgagcctgctcgtctggagcctgtgctccgcagcaggagaggccgcaatggtgagaggcccgcgcaccgcgatgaggagtggcccccgcttgctgcaactagagaaagccctcgcacagaaacgaagacccaacacagccataaataaataaataaatcttaaaaaaaaaaaaaaaaaaacttccatatatatatctctaaaatatatagaaatctttTTTAAACCAGCTCCATGTTGTTGAATATTTAGGTTGgttctaccttttcttttttttccagttttgagcTATAGTTGACAAGAAATCCCTTTTAATGTAACAAAAAGTTCATCTTTAAATCCCCGAGCCTCTCAGAAAGTTCTACTGCCAAATTCCACTGTACAGAAACCACAGACAATTACATCAGTGATATGAGCTGTCCCCAGCCTATAAATCTATGTGTTTTAAAGATGAAAGCTCAGACCCCTGCAAAACACTAGTACGCCAGGTAGGCTGCCTCCCACCAAAGAAACTCACCATTGGAACCCATATTGAATCTCTAGTCCAGGGTCTTTTGGAGTGAAAAAGTGATGAGCTCTGGAGCAGCACCAATACACCCCTGCGGGTGCGCACCGTAGATAAACCTTAGATGCAGCCCCAGACATGGCTCCGCCTCAGACACACCTCTCAATCACTTTACTGGAACCACCTTTTCAAAACCCCGCCTAATCCACCTTTTCAAAACCCAGCTTCCGTTCATTGATGACCAACTGAatctaattttcttatttaatccctATAATACCCTTATAAACGATGTATTATTTTATCCCCAGTTAGACTTGAGAACGCTGGGGGCAGAGAGGTTTAGACCAAAGTGAGCCTCTGACCAAGGCAGTGTGACCTCTGACCTCACACTTGTCACTATCATCCTATTATGTTATAGGCTACAGGCCATGTGAGAACAGACGCTTTGTCAGGCTCACAGATGATCCATATTGCTTTATATCATTATATCATTGACTAAGGAATACTCAGATCGGAGAGGCCAGAAACTAATAATGAATAAGGATTATGGACACTACATTATTTGCTAATTCATCTTATTCTTAAAACAACGCTTTGAGATAACCaaaacctccattttacagaggaggaaacttcaGGCCTTTGGGGTTTTCTTCCCAAATGTGTGGGAGGTTATTTTATACCCTAGGTATGGAAAAAACAACATATGCTTGACAGCTGTTTCAGATTAATTCATCTGACTTCAGAAGGATTCACATGTCCCcctttctatttaaataaatcacTACAAATTTATGTGGCAAGCCCAAAGAATAAATCTTTCACACATAACCTTACTTAAATCTTATAGCGGCcctatatagatatatagcatTTATACCCATCGATTCTCAGAAGAGGAAAATTCCTAGAGGACCATAAAGCAGATAAAagtaaggttttttttaattaagcaagTTAATAGCTGAGATGCAGGCGGAGGGAGATCCCGTGTTTCTGATTTGATTCCAAAATAGATCATGACTCACcaaccaaaataaagaaaaagcacaAGGAACAGACTTGATGGGCAGATGAAATCCTGGGAGGTCACATTAGTGAGTTATGACTATAGTTGGGTCCTATGCCGTCTGTTTGGAGTCAGAGGCATTGATAGCCCAACCAGCCCAATTGGGCGGTACCAGGTGCTTTGAGGTAGTTGAAGAGAATATTTTGGGGACTGGAAGTGTTGAAGAAGTTTGGAGACCAAGAGAGCAGAGCAAACCAAAATAAGGTGGACCTAACCTGATTTctctggctttttttcccccaataattCAAAGTTCAGATcaacttttttttggttttatttttttctctcagaagCTTGAATTCATACTCGGTGGCCTCCTCCATGAAGCTGCTTCCAAAAACCATTTTTACCAGACACCTTCACTTCcttgctttacatttttttctcaattccAGTCAATCCTGCCTCCCTTCCCACTCCATTATTTAGAGGTTGCTGGCAAAAGCCAACAAATCAGTGCCTCAAATGCCCAAGCTTATGGTTAATCTTCCCCACTAAGTCATCAAACATTATTGGCCattgtttttttattcttaaactcTCTTACTTCAGATTCTCTAAATTAACCTTGGCTTCAAGGGATATCCACTGAgacttttatacttttaaaaaacacctCATAACAGTAAGAGCCCAACATATACCAGGTCCTGCGTAACAGCTGTGAACAGCACCAATGCAGTCTCTGCTCTCAGAAAACCAACATTCAGGTTGAACTTTTAAAAGTACTTACCTCCCAATGATCACTTgcaaggaaatgtcagaactttCTAGAATGTCTAAAAAGGAGTTTCATGACCTGGCCACAACTTCCATTTCAGCCTCACCTCTGAGACTCTGTGGCGTCCTGCAAACTCTTAGCTCCAACCAGGCTAGGCCATTTCCAGGCACTGAGATACCCTCTGCCCTCCCGGCCTATACATCTGCTTCGAGTGCTATGAAGAGCTCCAGGTGACTTTAGAAGAAAATAACCAGAAGCAAATTGATCAACATGGCAATGTGACTAAAATGATCATCTGGTGAAAAAGGCAACGTTAACAACAGATGAGTTTAAGAATGTGGTGTtctggggacttcctggtggcacagtggttaagaatccacctgccaatgcaggggacacgggttcgagccctggtccaggaagatcccacatgccgcggagcaactaagcccatgcgccacaactactgagcctacgctctagagcccgcgagccacaactactgaagcccacgtgccacaactattgaagcccgcgtgccacaactactgaagcccacgcgcctagggcccatgctccacaacaagagaagccaccgcaatgagaaggctgcgcactgcaacaaagagtagccccagctcgccgcaactagagaaagcccacacgcagcaatgaaacccaacgcagacaaaaattaatcaattaatttaaaaaaaataagtatatatattaaaaaaagaatgtggtacTCTTTAGTTTTGTATTCCTTAAGTGTTTTTCTCTGGGgtttccaccccccaccccccaccccccaccccccaccccccacccctccgaATTTGGGGATTTCCGCTATATTTTGGagccaatgaatttttttttactcattttccccattggttttttttttttttttttgaatttatttatttatttttggctgcgttgggtctttgttgctgcacgcgggctttctctagttgcggggagcgggggccactcttcgttgcggtgcgcgggcttctcattgcggtggcttctcttgcagagcacaggctctagggcgcgcaggcttcagtagttgtggcacatgggctcagtagttgtggctcacgggctctagagcgcaggctcagtagttgtggcgcacggacttagttgctccgcggcatgtagggatctttccggaccagggctcgaacccgtgtcccctgcattggcaggcggattcttaaccactgcgccaccagggaagtccctccccattGTTTTTGAGatgttaaaagttaaaattaaatgcCCCAAAATATGGTTAGTCCCCTGTTTGCCTACTtcaaaaatgtatcattttccttctacaTGGAGTTCTGAAACAGAATAttgcattcattaatttattcaacaaatatttctgagaTCTTACTATTGTGTTTGTTATATCGAAATTTgggtcatttttttctgtttttatttttacaaggatGTTGCGTTTGCCTCTAGatgatactttttttctttctcaatgtaTGTGATCAAAGGGAAATTTTCAGACAATTTCAATTTCTCTCACCCCTTACCCTATTCTGAAATATTGTTTATTCATGATGAGAGTTGATCTCTGTCAAACTGTATGCCACGTGCAGCAATATTGCACAAAAAGGAGTAAAATTATTCACACAGACCTGAGGCTGTCTGGGAAGGTTAATCACAAGGCCACAAGCCTAGTGGGGTCAACTGAGAACAGGCCAAAGGGCCCCATGGGAGCCCCCAAACCAGCCCTGGAAGTCCACACCTCAATTTGTGAGAGCCATATCTAATCGTAACAAATACAATGTACTATCTGAGAAATTGGTTTTAAAATCccttaaaaattctaaaagtcaACAAAACAGGAAATGACATGTTAAAAGATTCACAGGATATTAGTATAAACAGAAACGTTCCTCTGTGACCAAGAATAAACATGTCTGACAGAGCTATCTAATGGCCCTATTGAAGTATTAAAGCCACATTCCATAAATTTGGTGAATTTGGCAAACTGATGATCAGCAAATTGGCTCTGAGCACACTGGGTTTTGTTGAGATGATTTTATGTAAATTGCCCATTGAATGAATTGGATTTTCTCAGACTGAATTCTAGCCATTTGCTTGCTTCTTCTTCTCATATAGAAGAACCATATAGATGGTTCACTGAACAATCAAAAGAagaacaatagctaacatttatgttTTACTTTACGCTACCTCTAAACTAACCACTTCCCAAGCACATAAAAAAATCGGTGTCCTATAGGCCAAAATCCTGCAAAAAAAATCTAATCATCataaccaccaccatcatcatcatcaaccatCACCATTATTTGAATTTGAAGATTTTTTAGGTGAGGACAAACACATCCTGGCTCCCCCAGTGTTTCACCACACCCTACTAGGTTACTTCTACCTCCTTCCTTCATTTAATTTAATGTCATGAGGACATTTCTGTTTGCAACCCTTGAATGCATGATCTCATAAGGTCAAAATGGTTGTACTAAAACATTAAATTATGCTGCTCATGGTACATCCCTATTGATTTGCCTGTCATCAGAACTACACTGTGCCCAACCGGAAGCCTGGACTGCACTTGTCTTGTTCACAGGTGTATCTCCAGGGCCtaccaaatgtttattgaatattcGAATGAGCGATGCAACCTTTTCTCTATTCACTTTGTATTGCTCCATCAATCTTTCATCTTCTCTGCTTTCCCTGCTTCAAATTTTACCTCCAATGTACACCAGACATTTTTGctccactgatttaaaaaaaaatcatcactgaCTCACCTTGGCTAAGGGATCAAGTCAAAACTCCTCAGTTTGACACCTAATGCCATTCATGATCAGACCCTACCTGCCCTTCCAGCCTCACCTTCCTTCATTCAATTTCACATTGTTCCTTCTTGCAACAACAAACTGCTCCTAATTCTCTGGATACACAATGCTCTATTCGTATTTCCATAGATTTGTTTATATTGCTCTCCTCTGTTCCCCATGATCCTGGGAAAGTGTGAGGGGTTTCCTATATCAGCACATGCTCATTCTACCCTACAGCCATGTCATCAGAACTTGCCTAGGGGTACTATTATCTCTGTACCTTGTGATACTGCATTATTTGTGTATTTGTATTGGGGGGGgtagagtttaaaatattttttcccaaatagatAACCAATCAATAGTTTATTTGTTCCTCCTTAATTTGAAATGTtgctgaaggggagcagaatttgtcaccccaaaatatgccaccctGGCACAAGGATTATTTTCTGCTAAAGGCAATCAAATTTCCGAAGATTCAGGAAAagttcttttcctctccctcaaCTGCCTATATTTACACTGGCAAGGCGGCCTGTACCAGAAAGAGAGCTATTACCAGAGATATCTTTTTACCAGGAAACTTATTTGTGTAACAGGGCAACCTTGGTTTTCCAAACATCTCCTCTGCCTTCTTGTGAATGGCCTTCCTCACTATTGTATCCCCAAACCCCTGCCCTTTTCCTCATGTCAGGATGTTATATGAGTTTCAGTGACCTGACTACCCTTTGAGTTTTCAAATCTATATGGGGACTTGtataattttgtttgcttttttatccTGTTAATCTTGTTACCAATCCCCAACAGGTCAGTGACCCCTCAGTGGGTTCTTTCTTTGCCCAGAGTCACAAAGGCCAATCAAACAAAACCAGTTTCTGTATAGCAGAGGAGAAATTTTATTCACTGATCAaggaatggagaagagagagCTCATGCTCTCAAAACACCTTCTctctgaagggagggagggaattttAAGGGGTAGGAGGCAGGCATATCACCAGGCGTCTAGGAaaggggcagagatttccaggTCCAGCCAGGGGCAGCTGGAGCATGCGCAGTCTTCCATGCTTCTTTGCACAATGCATGAATTGTGCCTAGCAGAGTACAGATCTCCCGCTTGGGGCAGAGATCTTAGCATGGTAATGAAGCAAAGGTAACTTTCCAGACACCTCCAGGTCTCATCTATGCAGGTATGTTCCTGTGGTCAAGTCAGAGCCAGTTCAGGGTGGTCGACCACTACATATCTCTAAGCACAGCTGCAAAACATCTCTCTCAAATACCAGGTGCTtttgaaacaaacacagagataaaTCAAGGCAAGGATTCTTTAGCCCTCAGGGGCTGATATGGGTGGCAATCTGTTTTAAATCCGTTTAATTATTAGATCAGCCAAAaaacctagaagggaagaagagaataTTTTTCTGCCTGCACATTATCTTTATCATAAAATAAATGCTTGGGTATATATCAGATCTATCTCTTGAGTATCATTTTCCATTGGTTTATTTGATTCGCATGTCGAATACCAAATGCTTTTAATTATTATAGTTCATCATCGTGTGTCTGCATACCTAGTAGGCCAAtctaatgggggaaaaaaagtatcttatttttgctttattttgcacATCCCAAATTGCCATTaaggttgaacaccttttcatgttccTTGGCTATTCAAGTTTCCTTTTTAAGGATTTCCAATTCATGTCTTTCacttgtctattatatatattgaagaattcctTCTTCCAGGTCTTTCAACTTTATTTATTGTGCctttcaaaagaatgaagtttcattttattttacctgaaacaacattgtaactcaactatatttcaataaaaatttcaaaaataaaaaaatcataaattcagCAAGGTAACTTGATTTTAGGGGGACTTGGCTTCAGTTTAATCCAGAAGGATGAGGTATCATGTTACTTAATCAACAGAACTCTTGACAGATGACTAGATATGAGGGCAGCCAAAGGGAAGAGTCTGGGTGCCTGGAAGAATGAAGATGATATTAATGTAAATAGGGGAGTCTTGGCGAGGACTGACTCTGTGGATAATAGTGAACTTCTTGTCTTTAAGGTGTGGTGCCGTACCTAGTAAAGGTGACCAGCAGGCAACCGGAGAGAGGCTGAGACTGGAGAGATTGTTTTAGTGTCATCCGGAGGTGAAAATTAAAGTTCAAAAAGACTGTAAACACAGAGAAGATAATAGGAAACACCTTTATGTAGGGGACAAGCAGTAAAAGAAAAGCTGAGAAAATAGAGGTATTCAGAGAGGGAGGAGAACCAAGAGGGTGATGTGATGAAGAAAGATTAGAACTAAGCAAAGCTGTTGAGCCCTGGTAAACCTGATATTGACAGGCACTGTGGTTTATCTGGGAAATGGACTGTGTCACACATTCTGGAAACCATTCTTTAAAACATAGCCAAATACAGTCATGAAAAAAACGAGGAAACAACTTTGGCTGTTTCCATGTCAACTGAAAGAGTTCTGGAAATATCCCATACATTATATATAGCATGGTCCTTAAGAGTGCTGGAACACTCGGCTACCACTTGACTTCCAGTATACCTACCCATTTACGTGACTTCGGGTACTTCTCTGTGCTATTTCCTGTCTTTCAAATGAAGGACAATAGTCTACAGCATAGAGctgttttgagaattaagtgagCTAATACTTCTAAaacaatgcctggaacatagtaagtgctcaataaatatcagctatTGCTTTCACAATAGCTTTTAAAGCCCAAGTGAAACCACCTTTCTCTCCTGAAGTCTCATCAGAACACTTTGGCTTGATGTGCCTCCCACCTCGCATTGATGATACAGCACTTAGCACATGGGCCTGGCAAATACGCCGAAGGCTCAGTAATATTAATAACCAAAACTTATAAAGCACTATGGGCCGGACACTTTTGTGAATGCTattgactgaaagaaaaatgcacaatgtaAGAGCTACGAGTTGAGTTTACGTAGTGCCTTACTGGGGACTACAGACcaagagacagcctctcagatagctctgaggaggTAGGGGGAGAGGCCAGCATATATGATTTTGGGTAATGAgcacatgcaatcaagcacacatctcagTAGAAGGTCACTGCTAGTCAAGAGGAACAGGTATCTCAGTTAATGAttgtagtgcttttctaagtatgggaaaatgcaagaatctgagttcataaaatttttttcctgaaatatatcTAACCATCTAAGGTcctgttttgcctgttttcccaAAGCACTGAGTGCGTCATGCTATTCttcatcctgaattcctttcagggtgtcctgtaggtcagcaactgcagtggctaatgacttgcTCCTTGTACaactggatggtgggcaacattctttgcTTTACAGCGGTTTTATTACaagtactaactcatttaatccacccaaaagctctgaggtgggagccaatgcatccccacttcacagatagAGAAATTAAGGCACAGATGGGTAATGTAACTAGTGTGAGCTTACACAAAAAGTTACTGGCAGAGCCAGGACGTAAAAGTAAACCCAGGTATCTGTTCCACAGCCCCTTCTCGTAAGTGCTGTGCCATATAGGTCCATACATCTTTACTAATGAAGAGGAAGAGCATTATTTCtattgacctgaaacaaatagactgccaaatacttctccaggaaagatgggtttattcTGCGATAAGGGTCTGCaaccacagtgagccacagcacAAGTCGTGTGTCCCCCCCCAGGGACATTGTTGTTCTTCTTACAACACTggtaagaagaaaaggaagttgggagggctataaaaaacaaagagtccatgggtTTTCTTTGGCTGAGTcgttgccaggaaagaagacagGTCTTCTCTCTATCAGCCTCTGCTAACGTCACAGAGTGTGAGAGTTCCCCCTTCCAGTATCCCAAGTCTATTTAATTGCAGTTtctacttattaattttttttacatttcccaCAGAGCACAGCAGAGCTGAAGTTCAAAAATTAGATCCATAGTCATTAAGAGCATAAAGCACCATCTATTCCAACACCATTATCTTAAGCCCCAGAAAGTGACACTCAGAGAGGAGCCTCCCCTGCAAGGTGATAACCAGCCCACCAGGCCAGAGCCGATGGAGACTCGTTTTCAGCATTTCAGGCCCACAGACTCGTCTCCCTCTGGAGAGGTaggtgagaggagggaggagtgTTTGCCATGGCCCCGCCCCCATCCTTGCCTTCCTCCAGAGCAGAGGTGGCCTGCTCGGCATTCCCTGGGACATGCTGCAGCGATGGGGAAGGCAGGAGGAGATGAGACGTACTTCCAGAGGAGCAGTCTGTTCTGGGTCACCGTCATCATCCTCTCCTTTGGCTATTACACAGTAAGGGCAGCGGGCCCCGGGCAAGGCCAGGCGAGGGGATAGAGCGCTGCCTTGAGCCACAAGATCCGCACCTACGACCACGGAGAGGTCGCGCAGGCGCAATCGCGGCTCTCGAGCGCTCTTAAGCCAGGGGACTAGACCCGGGAAGAAGACGCAGGCGCACCCGTCTGCCCGCGCCTTTCGCCTGTGTTGAGGTCTTGAGAAACCGGCTGCCAACGCTTTCCCTATATGAAGGCAGGGAATACTCCCCACCCCATGACTCGGTGTGTAGATCTTTCACGATGGTGGTGGCGAAGTCGAATGCCGGTGGGGCTGCTACCTCCTATTTCCGTACAGCCAAACCCCTGCCCTCGCTGGTCACTGTCCTGGGGCTGGGATATTTCGGGGTAAGGTGTAGCGCGGGGTGCATCTGTTTTGGCCCGCCAGGCTCCCGTAGGGCGAGGGGCGCTgttggggcggggcggggtcttGCGCTTGCGCGCCTGGCGCTTGCCTAGGTTATTGGCGTAAGCGGAAGGTCGGTGGGTTCGTAAGCTTTCTGCTTGAAAGTGTACCTGTCTTTGCGTCCCCACGGTTACTAGGGCTTAGCCAGGTTTGAGTAGAACTCAAGAAGAAGGAGGTCAAGTTGACGGACAGTTCTAAGCTTGCCAAGTCAGGATAGGGCTTCCAAAGCAGAATGTTTGAGGCAGTTGGAATTGCTTGGAAAATGGGGGTAAACCTAAAGGATGGGTAGAATTTAATGGGTAAGAAGGATTAGAGAGGATATACATGTTATGACATAGATGTGGAATCATGAAGACAGAGAATCTCTACTGAGAAGAGCAGCCACTTTTGTTTGGCAGACAGAATTCATTTAAAGGATACAGAAAAGATACCCAGAAAAATAGGTTGGGGACTAAATTGTGTAATGCATTAATAACAGAAGTCAGCCAACCTGGGCACTAAGTCTGATAACCACAGAGTTTCCTCAGCATAAATCTCCCACTAGAATCGCTTTTAGAAAATAGAAGTAAAGAATGGAAGCCCAGATGACTTAGTTCAGAGTTTCTTTGGTCTGTTACTTGTTCTTATAGAATCAGGATTATTTAATAGCCTCggttaaaaatagatttaagtgACCTAATAAGCATTCTGTGCTTCTGGTTCTCTTTCAGTGGATGATCTTCTGGCCTGAGACTATTCCTTATCAGAGCCTAGGGCCGCTGGGCCCCTTCACTCAGTACTTGCTGGACCATCATCACACCCTCGTGCACAGTTGGTAAGGAGAGCTTCAGAAATGGGGTGTAGACCTGGAAGGCCCCTGGTTGCCTTCTAAGAGTGGTGCTAGTTCACATTAAAGCACCTTTCTCTTGGGGGTTTCTGTGTTAGATGTCATCAGCAGAGAACCATCACCTTAAACTAGGCTGACTTTTGTTTCAGGTATTGGCTTGCCTGGCTGATTCACGTGGGAGAGTCCTTGTATGCCATTGTATTGTGCAAGTAAGTGTTTTTAATAGGTCTTTGTCGCTTTTCTCTTGGTATCTAATATAAGTTGAGAGTAGCCACATTTAAATAATTCATGCGCTTGTAGGCCGAGAACACTCTCAGGGTAGAGTTGAATCCCCACACCTAATACTGAGCCTCTCTCAGTACTCAGAGGGAGTACTCAGTAAATagttaatgaatgaattcatttgtGTTAATGAGTCAATTATTTAGTCATTTAATTtagatgatttttcttctttttttcaaaagtcTCTGTATAGCCCCaactagaagaaaagattagGAGGCTGCCTTCTAGTTTCAAAAAGCGCTGTATTGACCTAGCCCAATGATTCTCAGCCTAGTTTCACAGctgaatcacctgaggagctttcTCAGCATTCACTTGTCTGGTTTCCAGGCCCAGAGATCCTAATGTAGTAGCCTTGCTTCAGAGGTAGGaacatgttatttttttcaaggtCTGTAGGTGATTCTGGGATGCATTGCAAGCTAAAAGTCCTGCGACTAGACCCTACTC
Coding sequences within:
- the TMEM254 gene encoding transmembrane protein 254 isoform X1, producing the protein MGKAGGDETYFQRSSLFWVTVIILSFGYYTWMIFWPETIPYQSLGPLGPFTQYLLDHHHTLVHSWYWLAWLIHVGESLYAIVLCKSKGITNSWTQLLWFLQTFLFGMASLYYLIDYRPRRQKQT
- the TMEM254 gene encoding transmembrane protein 254 isoform X2, encoding MFEAVGIAWKMGWMIFWPETIPYQSLGPLGPFTQYLLDHHHTLVHSWYWLAWLIHVGESLYAIVLCKSKGITNSWTQLLWFLQTFLFGMASLYYLIDYRPRRQKQT